Proteins co-encoded in one Quercus robur chromosome 8, dhQueRobu3.1, whole genome shotgun sequence genomic window:
- the LOC126696907 gene encoding U-box domain-containing protein 33-like, which produces MASRHEASEVFLFEDIIYVALGTDVRECKSILVWAVQNSGGKRICILHVHQPPQLIPFMGTRAPASKLKESIVREYREKERQKMQKTLDDYLLICREMGVQAKKVYTEMDCIKEGIVDLISQHDIKKLVMGAAAEKQYKKKMMELRSTKAMYVREKAPVSCQIQFICKGNLIHTRQSRADTETGEANPLRSRSVTFSQNRDITEPGPANYYRSQSVTLGHNRDIHGRNILFPQGMEELPSLKNKFDAEESSPDEWDGSSRRSTSVYSTRSPKRVVDVTLTSWSEGNEFSTLSPPTYYSRSPSTVEAASSLRQPSSSSLSTSSSNGALSAAQDGSLDNTLYEQYQQAAEEADKETQRRRKAERDLVEALRRAQEESFQRKEIEEALLKGKEEVEKVKNQRDQLMEEFRNSHEQIILLKSQLENLQKERDEFKMGRDNALKEAEELRRKQAEVSRHLPQFFSEYSLSEIEEATHGFDESLKIGQGGYGSIYKGRLHQTKVAIKRLESQGSQGPSEFRMEVRVLSHLRHPNLVRLIGSCPEVFALIYEYLPCGSLEDRLNCKDNSPPLSWQTRICIATELCSVLVYLHCIKPHSIVHGDLKPSNVLLDSNFLCKLSDFGICRMLCHDKSSSNTTLCHFTDPKGTIPYIDPEFVDTGKLTRKSDVYSFGIILIQLLTGRSAIKLANAVQNALDARNLKAVLDPSAGDWPFELAQELARLALRCCDKNRKNRPDLGSDVRNVLEQMRASCGASSLYRQEPE; this is translated from the exons ATGGCAAGTAGGCATGAGGCATCAGAGGTTTTCTTGTTTGAAGATATTATATATGTTGCTTTGGGAACTGATGTGAGAGAATGCAAATCAATCCTGGTATGGGCTGTACAGAACTCTGGAGGGAAGAGAATTTGCATCCTTCACGTACATCAGCCTCCACAGTTGATCCCTTTTA TGGGTACAAGAGCTCCTGCAAGCAAACTGAAGGAAAGTATCGTAAGGGAATACCGGgaaaaagaaaggcaaaaaaTGCAAAAGACCCTGGATGATTACCTTCTTATCTGTCGCGAAATGGGG GTACAGGCAAAGAAAGTATATACAGAAATGGACTGTATTAAAGAGGGAATCGTAGACCTCATTTCCCAGCATGACATCAAGAAGCTTGTTATGGGTGCAGCAGCAGAGAAGCAATACAAAAA AAAAATGATGGAACTCAGGTCTACTAAAGCTATGTATGTGCGTGAGAAAGCACCTGTCTCATGTCAAATACAATTTATCTGCAAAGGAAACCTCATCCATACTAG GCAATCACGTGCAGACACTGAAACAGGAGAAGCAAACCCTTTGAGATCAAGGTCTGTTACTTTCAGCCAAAATAGGGATATCACTGAACCTGGACCAGCAAACTACTATAGATCACAATCTGTAACACTGGGGCACAATAGGGACATCCATGGAAGGAACATTCTATTCCCACAAGGTATGGAGGAGCTTCCATCTCTTAAGAACAAGTTTGATGCAGAAGAGAGTTCTCCTGATGAATGGGATGGGTCATCAAGGAGGAGTACTTCAGTTTACTCAACTAGGTCTCCCAAAAGAGTAGTTGACGTAACTCTGACTTCATGGAGTGAGGGGAATGAGTTTAGTACACTCTCTCCACCTACCTATTATTCAAGAAGCCCTTCTACTGTGGAGGCTGCATCTTCATTACGGCAACCAAGTTCAAGTTCCTTATCAACAAGCTCTTCTAATGGAGCTCTCAGTGCTGCG CAGGATGGAAGTTTAGATAATACTCTTTATGAGCAATATCAACAAGCGGCAGAAGAGGCTGACAAAGAGACACAAAGGCGTCGGAAAGCTGAAAGAGATTTGGTTGAGGCTCTACGCAGG GCCCAAGAAGAGTCgtttcaaagaaaagaaattgaggAAGCTCTAttaaaagggaaagaagaagTTGAAAAGGTTAAGAATCAGAGGGACCAACTCATGGAAGAATTTCGGAATTCCCAtgaacaaataatattattaaagagCCAACTTGAAAATTTACAGAAAGAGAGGGATGAGTTTAAGATGGGGCGTGACAATGCACTGAAAGAAGCTGAAGAACTGAGAAGAAAACAAGCAGAGGTCTCTAGACATTTACCTCAGTTCTTCTCTGAGTACTCACTCTCTGAGATTGAAGAAGCTACTCATGGCTTTGATGAATCCCTCAAAATTGGACAAGGAGGATATGGTAGCATTTATAAAGGTCGCCTGCATCAAACCAAGGTTGCGATAAAGAGGCTAGAATCTCAAGGCTCACAAGGCCCCTCAGAATTCCGAATGGAG GTTCGTGTATTGAGTCACTTGAGGCATCCCAATCTTGTCAGACTCATAGGATCTTGCCCGGAAGTTTTTGCACTAATTTACGAGTATCTCCCCTGTGGAAGCCTTGAAGATCGACTAAATTGCAAGGACAACAGCCCTCCATTATCATGGCAAACTCGAATATGCATTGCCACGGAGTTGTGCTCAGTCCTGGTGTATCTTCATTGCATTAAACCTCACAGCATTGTACATGGTGATTTAAAACCATCCAATGTACTCCTTGATTCCAactttctttgtaaacttagtGACTTTGGAATCTGCCGTATGTTATGCCATGATAAAAGTTCAAGCAACACAACACTGTGTCATTTTACCGATCCGAAGGGAACCATTCCTTACATAGATCCTGAGTTCGTTGATACAGGAAAGCTTACTAGGAAGTCAGATGTTTACTCCTTTGGGATCATACTAATACAGTTGTTGACTGGGAGATCAGCCATCAAATTAGCAAATGCAGTGCAAAATGCCTTAGATGCCAGAAATTTGAAAGCCGTCTTGGATCCTTCAGCTGGAGACTGGCCATTTGAGCTTGCTCAAGAGTTGGCTCGCTTGGCCTTGAGGTGTTGTGACAAGAACAGAAAGAACCGGCCAGACCTTGGGTCAGATGTCAGGAATGTACTTGAACAAATGAGGGCTTCATGTGGAGCCTCATCCTTGTACCGACAGGAGCCTGAATAG